A window of Argopecten irradians isolate NY chromosome 1, Ai_NY, whole genome shotgun sequence contains these coding sequences:
- the LOC138312608 gene encoding zinc finger protein 436-like: protein MKIHTRKKAAGKKPFKCNICEKCFTRDSDLTRHTRLHTGEKPYKCDFCKRTFYDNCRLAKHVREHTGGRQFTCDICDKTFSVNSSLLTHYRTHTGENPFSCDICGKGFSTNPLVLRHAKTHSDENKCNVCDTGFTSKNALVNHVRKLHLGERRFKCNTCDRRWSSRNDLSKHMLTHTGEKPFQCDICNRGFTRRSDLERHFRMHTGETPYKCNFCGKEYAQQAGLAYHVRMHTG from the coding sequence ATGAAAATTCATACAAGAAAGAAAGCAGCGGGTAAAAAGCCATTTAAGTGTAACATTTGTGAAAAGTGTTTTACAAGAGACAGCGATTTAACGAGACATACCAGACtccatacaggagagaaaccgtACAAGTGTGATTTCTGCAAAAGAACATTTTATGATAATTGTCGGCTAGCGAAACATGTACGAGAACATACAGGAGGAAGACAGTTTACGTGTGACATCTGTGACAAGACATTCTCAGTGAACTCCTCTCTACTGACACACTACAGGACACATACGGGAGAGAACCCATTTTCTTGTGATATCTGTGGAAAGGGGTTTTCGACCAATCCACTGGTATTACGGCATGCTAAAACCCATTCTGATGAGAACAAGTGTAACGTCTGTGATACGGGATTTACATCAAAGAATGCTTTGGTAAACCATGTCCGAAAACTACATTTAGGCGAGAGGCGGTTTAAATGCAATACCTGTGATAGGAGGTGGTCTTCTAGGAATGATCTTTCGAAACATATGctgacacatacaggagagaaaccatTTCAGTGTGACATTTGTAACAGGGGCTTCACAAGACGTTCTGACTTGGAGAGACATTTCAGGATGCATACAGGAGAGACGCCGTATAAATGTAACTTCTGTGGGAAGGAATATGCCCAGCAGGCTGGCCTAGCATATCACGTAAGAATGCACACTGGATAG